The Fibrobacter sp. UWB5 genome has a window encoding:
- a CDS encoding PP2C family serine/threonine-protein phosphatase produces MWYTQQCAVQGKGHLKTDTPCQDKTYSIVKGSCTVCALADGAGSAFLSHFGAETVAKTICDYMADNFDAIINEDGVVVKQNILAVVGNSLNALCLEKKCTIKDLASTLLFVAEKAGKFIICHIGDGVIGYVKDDKVLVASHPENGEFANTTVFTTSSDAIASMKIIKGNLNQISGFILMSDGTETGFYNKRDKVLSPSLTRLVKLASACDADYMSRMLNSTFENLVKQKTSDDCSIVLMSRCAEGAGYRDFSEKDKCCILGLPNTRASRKRLQGFDAVLEILQTWKAYGAIKGRLHWRGKKLDRVFKRLVNAKILEVREDGHYKSALRAF; encoded by the coding sequence ATGTGGTATACACAGCAATGCGCCGTGCAAGGCAAGGGTCACCTGAAAACCGACACCCCCTGCCAAGACAAGACCTACTCCATCGTCAAAGGTTCATGCACCGTGTGCGCCCTTGCCGACGGGGCGGGCTCCGCCTTTCTCTCGCACTTTGGAGCCGAAACCGTTGCGAAAACGATTTGCGACTACATGGCAGACAACTTTGACGCCATAATCAACGAAGACGGAGTCGTTGTAAAGCAGAATATTCTCGCAGTCGTAGGCAACAGCCTCAACGCACTCTGTCTTGAAAAAAAATGTACCATCAAAGATCTTGCCTCTACCTTGCTATTCGTTGCAGAAAAGGCTGGAAAATTCATCATTTGCCACATCGGAGATGGAGTCATCGGCTATGTCAAAGATGACAAGGTGCTTGTAGCCTCCCACCCAGAAAACGGTGAGTTTGCAAATACCACAGTCTTTACGACATCAAGCGACGCCATCGCAAGCATGAAGATTATCAAGGGGAACTTGAATCAAATTTCGGGATTCATCTTGATGTCCGACGGCACGGAGACTGGTTTTTATAACAAACGGGATAAAGTCCTTTCTCCTTCCCTTACCCGCTTAGTAAAGCTAGCTTCCGCTTGCGACGCCGATTACATGTCGCGAATGTTGAACAGCACTTTCGAAAATCTTGTAAAGCAAAAAACCTCTGACGACTGCAGCATCGTGCTGATGTCGCGTTGCGCTGAGGGAGCTGGCTACAGAGATTTTTCAGAGAAAGATAAATGCTGCATTCTTGGACTGCCCAATACGCGTGCATCGCGTAAAAGACTGCAAGGCTTTGATGCAGTTCTTGAAATTCTGCAGACATGGAAAGCCTACGGCGCAATAAAAGGTAGGCTGCACTGGCGAGGCAAGAAACTGGACAGAGTTTTCAAGCGACTTGTCAACGCAAAAATTCTGGAAGTTCGCGAGGACGGACATTACAAATCCGCCCTCCGGGCTTTTTAA
- a CDS encoding VWA domain-containing protein, producing the protein MEKETLLNLEDLENNPSTRVPVCLVLDTSGSMSGDPINELSEGVRLFYDAVRSDETALYSAEISVVTFGGTVTRKTDFNTLEHQSETPEFYANGGTPMGEAMNMALDMLEQRKSEYKSSGVDYYQPWIVLMTDGRPNGDNSELSRAIQRTCDMVNERKLTVFPIGIGEEADMDVLARFSPKRPPLKLQGLNFKEFFAWLSKSVSKVTQSSPGDKIKLDTDGINGWAEL; encoded by the coding sequence ATGGAAAAAGAAACTCTCCTCAACCTCGAAGACCTCGAAAACAACCCCTCCACCCGCGTGCCGGTGTGTCTCGTTCTGGATACTAGCGGTTCGATGAGCGGAGATCCCATCAACGAACTCAGTGAAGGAGTACGTCTGTTTTACGACGCGGTGCGCAGCGATGAAACCGCCCTGTACTCCGCCGAGATTTCGGTCGTGACATTCGGTGGAACAGTCACTCGCAAAACAGACTTCAACACCCTTGAGCACCAGTCCGAAACACCTGAGTTTTACGCCAATGGAGGTACACCCATGGGCGAAGCCATGAACATGGCGCTCGACATGCTGGAACAGCGCAAGTCCGAATACAAGAGCAGCGGTGTGGATTATTACCAGCCGTGGATCGTCTTGATGACGGACGGCAGGCCCAATGGCGACAACTCGGAACTCTCAAGGGCAATCCAGCGTACCTGCGACATGGTCAACGAACGCAAGCTGACCGTCTTCCCCATCGGTATCGGCGAAGAAGCCGATATGGATGTGCTGGCAAGGTTCTCTCCAAAGCGCCCGCCCCTCAAGCTGCAGGGATTGAACTTCAAGGAATTTTTCGCCTGGCTCAGTAAGAGCGTGTCGAAAGTGACGCAGTCCTCTCCGGGCGACAAAATCAAGCTGGATACAGACGGTATCAATGGCTGGGCGGAGCTGTAG
- a CDS encoding serine/threonine protein kinase — protein MNPILNKPMQKIAPDRRLPVTKSVKPGDVLHTQNQQSVTLGSVLGEGGEGSVFKTNTPYVAKVYKPEKTTSHRLAKLQALLRMGLSCPGICLPKALLYNSKNEFVGYLMEKADGVKLRNLYIKPLLKKTFPHWRKRDLTELCVNILRRIGYLHSKGIVLGDINPDNILVRTPKEVYFVDCDSYQVDGYPCAVGTIPFTAPELQNKGAYNSFLRTIGNENFAVAVLLFSLMVTGQMPYNQKGGETSQGNIINMDFSYPLGEKSNKKTPNGPWRFLWSHLPKYLKEAFYETFSKGGKYSTENTRLGAFEWYKKLNYYLGLLDTGKLGEQDKMSEELYPTRFKKQKGVTYVVCPRCNEDTDQSHFTKEGICMECQRKIWLSRQLRNRTSRAPVRKTVQSKSRSFFNCLFH, from the coding sequence ATGAACCCGATTTTGAATAAGCCTATGCAAAAAATTGCCCCTGATCGAAGGCTCCCTGTGACCAAGTCTGTCAAACCAGGCGATGTTCTGCATACGCAAAACCAACAGTCTGTGACGCTTGGCTCTGTATTGGGTGAAGGTGGTGAGGGTTCGGTTTTCAAGACAAACACACCCTACGTGGCTAAAGTTTACAAGCCTGAAAAGACCACGTCCCATAGGCTCGCGAAGCTCCAGGCGTTGCTGCGCATGGGCCTCTCTTGCCCCGGAATCTGCCTTCCTAAGGCACTACTTTACAACTCGAAAAACGAATTTGTAGGCTACCTGATGGAGAAGGCAGATGGCGTAAAGCTCCGCAACCTTTACATCAAGCCGCTTCTTAAGAAGACATTTCCTCACTGGCGGAAACGCGACCTGACTGAGCTTTGCGTCAACATCTTACGAAGAATCGGCTACCTACATTCAAAGGGGATCGTTCTTGGAGACATCAACCCGGATAACATTCTGGTTAGAACACCCAAGGAAGTGTACTTCGTAGACTGCGACTCTTACCAAGTAGATGGATATCCCTGCGCTGTAGGAACCATTCCGTTTACCGCACCCGAACTGCAAAACAAGGGTGCATACAACAGCTTCCTTCGCACTATAGGCAACGAAAATTTTGCCGTGGCAGTCCTTCTGTTCTCTTTGATGGTAACAGGGCAAATGCCATACAACCAGAAAGGAGGCGAAACTTCCCAGGGAAACATCATCAACATGGATTTTTCGTACCCCCTTGGAGAGAAATCTAACAAGAAGACTCCCAACGGTCCCTGGAGATTCCTGTGGAGCCACCTGCCCAAATACCTAAAAGAGGCTTTCTATGAGACTTTCAGCAAGGGGGGTAAATATTCTACTGAGAACACTCGATTAGGCGCCTTTGAATGGTACAAAAAACTCAACTACTACCTAGGCTTACTTGATACGGGGAAATTAGGCGAGCAGGACAAAATGTCAGAAGAACTTTACCCGACTCGTTTCAAGAAGCAAAAAGGGGTTACCTACGTTGTGTGCCCACGCTGCAACGAAGACACTGATCAATCTCATTTTACCAAAGAGGGAATCTGCATGGAGTGCCAACGAAAGATATGGCTTAGCCGTCAATTGAGAAATCGCACTTCACGAGCCCCTGTAAGGAAGACCGTTCAAAGTAAATCTCGCAGTTTTTTCAACTGCTTATTCCATTAA
- a CDS encoding GTPase family protein, with protein sequence MKNNQEFIEKMQRDIEASGLPEAIKRKLIANLLLLKGRKVNLLVTGATGCGKSSTINALFDADVSKVGVGVDPETMDIEKYELGNLILWDSPGLGDGKEADNRHAKNLTAKLLERDSEGNPLIDLVLVILDGSSRDMGTSFELISNVIVPNLGEDKGRILVAINQADMAMKGRGWDRENNKPEPELERFLEEKVESVKRRIMESTGVDVEPIYYSAGYKDGDKPQRPYNLTKLLYQIVHYTPKEKRTIFVNNINRKREMWTDDDELKDYRKSIMDDIAESISECADIGADVGESLGSCFGSAGRVVGRIGGRIIGGAFGAVKSCVSSFFGSFFGW encoded by the coding sequence ATGAAGAACAACCAAGAATTCATCGAAAAAATGCAGCGCGATATCGAAGCTTCCGGCCTTCCTGAAGCCATCAAGCGCAAGCTGATTGCCAACCTGCTCCTGCTCAAGGGCAGAAAAGTGAATTTGCTCGTTACGGGTGCCACGGGGTGTGGCAAGAGCTCCACGATTAATGCACTCTTCGACGCTGACGTGTCAAAGGTGGGCGTAGGTGTGGATCCCGAGACAATGGATATCGAAAAGTACGAACTCGGCAACCTGATTCTGTGGGATAGCCCGGGTCTTGGCGACGGCAAGGAAGCAGACAACCGCCATGCGAAAAACCTGACGGCAAAGCTCCTCGAACGCGACAGCGAAGGCAATCCGCTTATTGACCTCGTGCTGGTAATTCTCGACGGCAGTTCCCGCGACATGGGAACATCCTTCGAACTCATCAGCAACGTGATCGTGCCAAACTTGGGCGAGGACAAGGGGCGCATCCTGGTGGCAATCAACCAGGCCGACATGGCCATGAAGGGTCGCGGCTGGGATCGCGAGAACAACAAGCCCGAACCCGAGCTGGAACGTTTCCTTGAAGAAAAGGTGGAATCGGTCAAAAGACGCATCATGGAAAGTACCGGCGTTGATGTGGAACCCATCTACTATAGCGCAGGCTATAAGGATGGCGACAAGCCGCAGCGTCCCTATAACCTGACGAAGCTTCTATACCAGATTGTCCACTACACGCCCAAGGAAAAACGCACAATTTTCGTAAACAACATCAACCGCAAGCGTGAAATGTGGACGGATGATGACGAGCTCAAAGATTATCGCAAGAGCATCATGGACGACATCGCCGAATCTATTTCGGAATGCGCCGACATCGGTGCCGACGTGGGAGAAAGCCTTGGCAGCTGCTTCGGTAGCGCAGGTCGTGTGGTAGGTCGTATCGGCGGTCGCATCATCGGCGGCGCTTTCGGTGCGGTCAAGAGTTGCGTTAGTTCATTCTTCGGCAGCTTCTTTGGTTGGTAA
- a CDS encoding GTPase family protein gives MNILNYRENDIYHRVGDDLPLDVLIVGATGAGKSTLVNALMSKPVAKVGTGVDPETMEVSQHSLSNRFRVWDTPGLGDSTAADARHKRKLVDSLLKTYKKGNKLCLFMDLVLVVLEGGIRDMGSCYSLLNEVVVPNIERDRILVAINQADVAMKGMHWDYANNRPDAELNSFLRDKAESVKRRVYEATGVSIRTPVCFSAETGYNVQAVIDAVVAQIPCYRPPANCA, from the coding sequence ATGAACATCCTGAACTATCGTGAAAACGACATCTACCACCGTGTAGGTGACGACCTGCCTCTCGATGTGCTTATTGTGGGCGCTACGGGAGCCGGCAAGTCTACGCTCGTGAACGCTCTTATGAGCAAACCCGTTGCCAAAGTAGGTACGGGAGTTGATCCCGAAACGATGGAAGTGAGTCAACACTCGCTTAGCAATCGTTTCCGCGTTTGGGACACGCCGGGTCTTGGCGACAGTACTGCCGCTGATGCGAGACACAAGCGCAAGCTCGTTGATTCGCTGCTAAAAACGTACAAGAAGGGTAACAAACTCTGCCTCTTCATGGACCTTGTCCTGGTGGTACTTGAAGGCGGCATTCGCGATATGGGTTCGTGCTATTCGCTCTTGAACGAGGTGGTTGTTCCCAATATCGAACGCGACCGTATCTTGGTGGCAATCAATCAAGCCGATGTCGCCATGAAAGGGATGCATTGGGATTATGCGAACAACAGGCCCGATGCGGAGCTCAATTCGTTCCTACGCGACAAGGCGGAGTCTGTCAAGCGTCGTGTTTACGAGGCGACGGGCGTTTCTATCCGTACGCCGGTGTGCTTCTCAGCGGAGACGGGCTACAACGTGCAAGCAGTCATCGATGCTGTAGTAGCACAGATCCCCTGCTATCGACCGCCCGCTAACTGTGCATGA